The following DNA comes from Aulosira sp. FACHB-615.
TTTCGCCCAGTCAAATTTAGCCCCGGCTTTATTCACCCGTTCAAAGCTAAATTCTTTAGCAGCAACCTCTAGGGTGAAGATTTCTTGAGTAGAATCTGGTGGCGACCAACCCAGTAAAGTCATGTAATTGACCAAGGCCTCGGCGGTGAAACCCAATTTCTGAAAGTCGGAAATCGAAGTCACACCATCCCGCTTGGATAGCTTGCGCCCATCCATATTTAAAATTAGGGGTGAGTGGGCAAATACTGGGGCTGCTGCACCCAAAGCTTCATATAACAGAATTTGCTTGGCGGTGTTGGCTATGTGGTCTTCGCCGCGAATGACATGGGTAATTTGCATATCAATGTCGTCAACTACGACCACAAAGTTGTACAGTGGTTGACCAATGCCATCTGCGGAAGCACGGGCAATTACCATATCACCACCAAGGTCACTCCCGCGCCACACCATTTTGTCTCGTACCAAGTCATTCCAGACAATTTCGCGGTCATCATCGATTTTGAACCGGATGACAAAGCTATGTCCCTCGGCTTGGAATGCGGCTTCTTGTTCTGGGGTGAGGTTGCGATGACGGTTGTCGTAGCGGGGAGCTTCACCTTTGGCTTTTTGGGCTTCGCGCAACGCCTCTAATTCTTCTGGGGTGGTGTAGCAGCGATAAGCTAATCCTTGATCTAACAGTTTTTTGACTGCTGTTTTGTACAAATCTAGGCGCTGGGATTGGAAAAACGGGCCTTCGTCCCAGTTGAGTCCCAGCCAGCGTAATCCCGCTAAGATATTGTCTGTGTATTCGGGACGCGATCGCTCTAGGTCTGTGTCTTCAATACGTAAAATAAACTTACCCCCGTGGTGGTGGGCAAATAACCAGTTAAATACAGCAGTTCTGGCTGTACCAATATGTAAGTTGCCAGTTGGGCTTGGTGCAATACGGACTCTAACAGTCACAGTTAATTCTCTCTTTCACAAAGCATGATTAATTTAAAGCAAAATTCAGCATCAATATATAGTGGCGGAAAAAGACCCGCAACTAATTTTAGACTGCTTTATTGATTGCTAAATTTTCAATTTAGCGTGGTGTTTCACCACTGATAACACGCTGAGACTGAGCAAGTTTCGCTCTAGCGGTATAGGTTTATAAAATTACGACTTCATTTTGCCAAGAATCTAATGATGAGTTATCCTTTACATCAGTATTTAGAACTTTGGTTTTGAACGGGACTGACGGGGCTCGAACCCGCAACTTCCGCCGTGACAGGGCGGTGCTCTAACCAATTGAACTACAGTCCCTTAATTTGCAACTTTATTAGTATCGCTCTTTTTTCGAGCTTTGTCAAGTTACTTTTTTGCTTTGGCTTTTGGGGCGGCTGCATTTTCACTCAACGATTTCCTATTATAACGTTTAAAATAATTTTGGCAAGGGGTTGCTGATTTAAGTTTTTAAGTTGAGGAAGCCGCCACCTGTAGTTGAGAAGATAGATGTTCTAGTATCTGAGATTGGATTTGCTTGTACTGCTGCTTGAGCAAATTCTTGCTTGTCTGGGCTTGATCAGAGTGTGGCAAGATTTTACTTTGTTCGAGCCACTGTGTTAATCTTTGGCGCTGGGTATTAGTGATGTGGGTGTTCAGCACTGTAACACAGCTATGGGGTAGTTCCAAGGTAAAGCAAATCAAGGAATAGCGCCTATATTCGATCAAAGCCGAAACCAGTTCTTGGTTTTGGGGATTCTGCATATCTAAATAGCAAGGTAGCCATTTCGGGCCGAGTTCGGAATCGTAAAGCAGCGTGATCCACAGCAGCATCGGGTAAGGCGTTGTGATGAATACAAAATGGTTGTAACGCTGACACAGAACTCGTTTTTTGATTTCTTGTTTAGGTAACATCAGCCACAAAGCTGCAAAATTCCCTTGGGGTGTGGGAAAAATTTGGGGAAAGACAATTTCTTGAATGGGTTTATTGGATGGCCAGACAAGTTTAGCCAAATTGGTTTTCAGGGTTGGAGGTAAATCAGCAGCAACATTTAAATGAGGATTATATGTGGAAGTTAAAGGTGTGGGTAAATTCTGACAGCTTGATTTTTCTAGACTGTCTAAGACTTGTAGAATTTCTGCCATGTTTTGCGGGCGATCGCCTGGTTTTTTCGCCAAGCAAGCCATGATTAAATTGTTGAGTTGTGGGGGTAATTCGAGGTCGGGACTGACAGAGGCGATCGCTCGTGGTGGTTCAAAATTATGGGCTTTATACCAAGCACCAAATAAATCTGTTTCTGGTTGCCAAGGTTTAGCCCCTGTCAACATTTCATACATGATCACACCCAAGCTATAAATATCGGAACGACTATCAATGTCTACACCTTCTAATTGTTCAGGAGAACAATAGGGTAAAGTACCGTTAAAGCCTCTGTTAGTATTAACTGTATTTGTATAATTAATAAATTTAGCAATACCAAAATCGAGGATTTTGACTAATTTTCCTAAAATTGGGTCTGGCAGGACTAATATATTTGCTGGTTTCACATCTCGATGCACTAAGGCATAAACTTTGCCATCAATATTAATTCCTTGGTGGGCGCATTGTAAGCCTAAACAAATCTGACGTATCAAAATTAAAAACTTAGGTAATGGTATCGGTATTAAATCTTTTAAACTTTTACCATTGAGATATTCCATAACATAAAATGGCTTACCTTCCGCACTCACTCCATAATCATAAGCCCGCACAATATGAAGACTTTTTTGACTTAAAGCAGCACTCAACATTGCTTCTCGTGCAAAGTCTTGCTGCATTTTTTCACTACAAAATTTTTGAGTTAAAAACTTGACGGCAACAGGTGTTCCACCTAATAAAATATCATCGGCTAAAAAAACTTCACCCATACCACCACTGCCAATCAACTGTTTTAGCTGATAGCGATTGGCCAGCAATCCTGTAACCCGTGGAGAGATGAATGCACTGTGATTCACTTTTAAAACCTCTAATATTGCCGCAATTAAATAATTAAAAATTTATTTCATATTTTTTAAGGCCTTGATAAAATTTGGCGAATTTTATCAAAGATTTGAGACAGCCAAGCTCTAAAACCTAGCTTGGCAATTTGTTGTCTTTCTACTAATTTTTGTAAAATTTCGGACTTTAACTTTTGGTATTCTGCTTTTAAAACTGTTTTAGCTTGTTCCGAGGCGATCGCTTCATTATATTTCTGCTCTAGTTCTAACCAATCTGTTAGTTGCTGTCTTTGTTTTGCTGTCAGAGTTAGTGTCATGACATTAGCACATTGAGTTGGTTCTTCCAGTGCAAAAAAAAGTAAGTGATAATAGCCCCTATCAGCTAAAATTTGAGCAATTTTTTGACCTCTGTTATCTTTTAAATCTAAAAAATAAGATAGCCATTTTGTCAGGGAAGATTGAGCATTATATAACACTGTTACCCACAACAGCATCGGGTATAAGTTCATTTTGTCGATAAACTCTGTACTGTGATATTTATCACAAAAATTAACAATTTCTTGCTTGGGTAACATTGCCCAAAAAGTAGGAATTACCCCTTGGGTAGTATGTAGTAAATGGGGAAACCCGATTGAGGAAATTGGTTTATTTTTCGGCCATGTTTTTTGTAAACACTCTTTCTCTGAGATTGAAGTGACTGGAACTAAGTTTACGGGAGATTCCAATTTATCGCTATCAATTTCTAGGGCTATATCCCTCGCCACCTGTCGCTTGATTTTCTCTAGAACGACTAAAATTTGACTAATAGTTTGCGGACGTTCAGTTACTTCTTTGGCAAGACAAGTTAATAATAATTTTTTTAATGCTTTGGGAATTTTGACATCAGGGTTAATTTGTTCTGGTGTTGGTGGCGCTTGGAAACGATGAGCTTGATACCAACTGCCAAAAGTATTACTATCTGTTTTAAATGGGTGTTTTCCTGTTAACATTTCAAACATTAAGACACCCAAACTGTAAATATCAGAGCGAACATCTAATAGTTTGCGCCCTTCCATGTGTTCTGGAGAACAATAAGGTAAACTCCCAATAAAAGAATCAGTCAGCGTCATACCGCTACGTTCTGTTAAAAATTTAGCAATGCCAAAATCAAGGATTTTCACTACCTCACCTTGTTGAGCATCATCAATAATGAAGATATTTTCTGGCTTAATATCTCGATGCACAATTGGATAAATTTCACCTTTTAGACTAATGCCTTGATGGGCGCACTGTAAGCCTAAGCAAATTTGCTGACAAATATCAATAAATTTTCCCAGGGTTAATGGTTGTACCTTCAAAATCTGCTTGAGATTTTTACCTTGAAGATATTCCATGACATAAAATGGCGTTTTATCATCCGTCATGCCATAGCTTAAGACTTGAACGATATTTTTACTTTTACGACCCAACTGAGCGCCAATAAAAATTTCTCTGGCAAAGCGTTGCGATATTTGCTGGTTTCCTAAACTTAGCATTAAAATTTTGACAGCGACTAAAAGACCACCTTTCGCTGCATCTTCTGCTAAATAAACTCTACCCATCCCGCCTTTGCCAATCAAATCCTTTATTAAATAGCGATTATTTAAAAACTTTCCAATATAAATATCGATGTCGGTTTTAGGCACTACCATATTTGGAAATGTCACGCTATAAAATTTGAAAATCAATATTGCTCAAGCTTTTATTGTAACCATTAATAAGTTTACTTACTTTAGAGAATCAATTATAAGTTATAAAACTCACTTTAAGAGGAAATAAAGGTTTAATAAAACACTAATTGATTGTTCTGCAAAATCGCTTAAACATTATGTAACATATTCATTAAGAAAATAAATGAGAAAATCCACTGAACCCAAGGATACTTGGAAGATATCTGGGTTCTAATAACAGTAAATCCACGGTTAAAAATAATCATCACTCCAAGTAGTTCCCAGGGAGTCTGAAGGCACATTTCCAGATAATCACCAACGGAAAAAACTTAGCATCTGACGGAACCATATGAGAATAGGTGGTTCGATTTTAAGTTGAAAAGCTAAAAACTGAGTACGCTGTAGAGAATTAAAATTATTATCGCTGACTAGAATTAATGAACGTTGTCCATTAGGTAGCCAAGGGCCGAGTGTTAACCCTTCCAGATTGTCTAGGGCTACGTCTAGGGTTCGCAAATCGAACAAAAGTTTTTTCTTTACTGGGTGAATATTTTTAGAGGTGCTGAGAAGGCTGTCAATATTGTGAATATCATCAGCATCAGCTAGGGAAACTTGAAATAAAAAAATCGCAAATCCTAACCCTGTAAAAGACCTTTCTAAACTTACAAAGTGTCCTTGATTATCTAAGGCGAGTAAATCTGGTAAGCCACTAGCAAACTTACCAGTTATATCTAGCAACGGTGCGACTGGCTCAGTTTGGTACAAAAATTCACTTTCTGGCTGCTGGGTGAAGAGATTATATTGCAAAATTCGGCAAGGTGTACCAATATTTGGTTTAGCCACTGAACCATCTTGAATTAAGGCATTTTCAGTTGCGGTGAATAAATACTGATGATTGGGGGTAATAGTCAGACTTTCAAAAGCTAAATTATTGCGAATACCTATTTTAGCTTTTTGATCTGGTAAGAATTTTTTGGGTATTTTGAGTGTTGTCATACTTCTACCAGAAGCTAAGGAAAACTCTTGTATAAAAGGGTTAATTGATTTTTCCCTATCTCCTTCAGAGGAGATAAAAACAGTATCTTGATTAGTTAAAGCAATTCCTTCGGTATCGGTGGTTCCAGGGAGAAAGTTTTTTCCATCTTGATTTAATAGCATTGTTACGCCGACAGGCACAACATCATCATTTTCTAGCAAACCTTTGCTCAAATCGATTTTAAAAGTATAGAAACGTGTGGGGGCTTTTTGCCCTCTATCGTCGGAAATAGCATAATAAAGGTCATTTTTGACATCGTAGGTAATGCCTGATAAACCACCGACTTCAGTTTTTTGAAAAGATAAATTTTTGGTTAATGTTGCTTCTCCAATAAAATCTACACTGCTGATTTCAACAGTATTCGAGGAAAAATTAATCATTAAAATTGTGCCAATTAAAATCCCAATTCCTAAATAAATAATTTTGGGTAATTGCCAAAATTTTTTAACTATTTTCATGTTGATGACCTTACAAGAGCAGGCGATCGCAGATAGCCACTTAATTCACCCATAGTAAACGAGCAGGTGATTTTACTAACATAACAAGTGGGACTGAGTGAAAACTTTGGTGAGACTAATTAGGATTGAGTACCTGGTTGATGGTTTGGATCAGTTCCTGGGGTTGAAACGGTTTGCTGATGTAGGCGATCGCACCCATCTTTAGCCCCCAGTAGTGATCAGACATACCGGCATTGGAAGAACAGAAGATGACAGGCACTGCCTGAGTTTCAGGATTACGTTTGATTTTGCGGCAGACTTCATAACCATTCAACCGGGGCATAACTATATCAAGAATGATAATGTCTGGGCAATCAAATTGAATTTGCTCCAGAGCTTCTATGCCATCGCAGGCAGTCTTAACATCAAAGGCGTTTGCTTTCAGTAATTCTTCTAAGAGATGACGTTGAGTGTAGCTATCTTCGACAACCAGGACGGTACTCATTTGATTTACTCCATTCAATGAGTTCATCGTAAAAAAACTAGATGCAGAAAACATGAGACATCCGTCCCCATTTCAGCTAGGTCTAAAGTCCTAGTAACAAATAGGACAGCAGAATCTTGCGACTGAAAGAAGAAAAGGTTAGGGTTGAGGGGATCATCCGAATTGAAATTGGTAAGCTATTAAGCGTGCAGTTTAAATGACGATTAGCTAATAGCTTTCAAATCCAGGTATATTGTCCGGTTTATTTTTTCAGTCATTTTTCTTAACCCATGCCGCCCATTCGTGTGCTGATTGTTGATGACCAAACCCTAATCCGTCGGGCGTTGTCCTTATTGCTGGTCGAAGATCCCCGACTGGAATTGGTGGGGGAAGCGGAAAGCGCAGAAGTGGCGATCGCTCAGATGGAAATTCTGAAACCAGACGTAATTCTCATGGATATTGTCATGCCAGGAATGGGAGGAGTTGAAGCTACCAGAGTGATTTACCAACAATTTCCAGAGACAAAAATTTTAGTACTTAGTATTGATGATGATGATGAGAATATTGCTCAGGCAATGCGGTATGGAGCAGCAGGTTATCTGTTAAAAAATACCCCTGTAGAAGAATTGTCTCTAGCGATTCAGGCGGTTCACAAAGGCTATACCCAATTAGGGCCGGGCGTAGGACGAAAGTTAATTCAGC
Coding sequences within:
- the gltX gene encoding glutamate--tRNA ligase, whose product is MTVRVRIAPSPTGNLHIGTARTAVFNWLFAHHHGGKFILRIEDTDLERSRPEYTDNILAGLRWLGLNWDEGPFFQSQRLDLYKTAVKKLLDQGLAYRCYTTPEELEALREAQKAKGEAPRYDNRHRNLTPEQEAAFQAEGHSFVIRFKIDDDREIVWNDLVRDKMVWRGSDLGGDMVIARASADGIGQPLYNFVVVVDDIDMQITHVIRGEDHIANTAKQILLYEALGAAAPVFAHSPLILNMDGRKLSKRDGVTSISDFQKLGFTAEALVNYMTLLGWSPPDSTQEIFTLEVAAKEFSFERVNKAGAKFDWAKLDWLNSQYIHNLPVDKLTDLLIPYWQEAGYNLEGRERPWLEQLVGLIGPSLTRLVEAVEMSKLFFSDTVELSEEGSKQLQQEGASAVLSAILAALENQPEFTEPTAQEIIKQVVKQQNVKKGLVMRSLRVALTGDVHGPDLIQSWLLLNHLGLDKARLNQAISS
- a CDS encoding protein kinase domain-containing protein, which encodes MNHSAFISPRVTGLLANRYQLKQLIGSGGMGEVFLADDILLGGTPVAVKFLTQKFCSEKMQQDFAREAMLSAALSQKSLHIVRAYDYGVSAEGKPFYVMEYLNGKSLKDLIPIPLPKFLILIRQICLGLQCAHQGINIDGKVYALVHRDVKPANILVLPDPILGKLVKILDFGIAKFINYTNTVNTNRGFNGTLPYCSPEQLEGVDIDSRSDIYSLGVIMYEMLTGAKPWQPETDLFGAWYKAHNFEPPRAIASVSPDLELPPQLNNLIMACLAKKPGDRPQNMAEILQVLDSLEKSSCQNLPTPLTSTYNPHLNVAADLPPTLKTNLAKLVWPSNKPIQEIVFPQIFPTPQGNFAALWLMLPKQEIKKRVLCQRYNHFVFITTPYPMLLWITLLYDSELGPKWLPCYLDMQNPQNQELVSALIEYRRYSLICFTLELPHSCVTVLNTHITNTQRQRLTQWLEQSKILPHSDQAQTSKNLLKQQYKQIQSQILEHLSSQLQVAASST
- a CDS encoding serine/threonine-protein kinase, which produces MVVPKTDIDIYIGKFLNNRYLIKDLIGKGGMGRVYLAEDAAKGGLLVAVKILMLSLGNQQISQRFAREIFIGAQLGRKSKNIVQVLSYGMTDDKTPFYVMEYLQGKNLKQILKVQPLTLGKFIDICQQICLGLQCAHQGISLKGEIYPIVHRDIKPENIFIIDDAQQGEVVKILDFGIAKFLTERSGMTLTDSFIGSLPYCSPEHMEGRKLLDVRSDIYSLGVLMFEMLTGKHPFKTDSNTFGSWYQAHRFQAPPTPEQINPDVKIPKALKKLLLTCLAKEVTERPQTISQILVVLEKIKRQVARDIALEIDSDKLESPVNLVPVTSISEKECLQKTWPKNKPISSIGFPHLLHTTQGVIPTFWAMLPKQEIVNFCDKYHSTEFIDKMNLYPMLLWVTVLYNAQSSLTKWLSYFLDLKDNRGQKIAQILADRGYYHLLFFALEEPTQCANVMTLTLTAKQRQQLTDWLELEQKYNEAIASEQAKTVLKAEYQKLKSEILQKLVERQQIAKLGFRAWLSQIFDKIRQILSRP
- a CDS encoding esterase-like activity of phytase family protein, whose amino-acid sequence is MKIVKKFWQLPKIIYLGIGILIGTILMINFSSNTVEISSVDFIGEATLTKNLSFQKTEVGGLSGITYDVKNDLYYAISDDRGQKAPTRFYTFKIDLSKGLLENDDVVPVGVTMLLNQDGKNFLPGTTDTEGIALTNQDTVFISSEGDREKSINPFIQEFSLASGRSMTTLKIPKKFLPDQKAKIGIRNNLAFESLTITPNHQYLFTATENALIQDGSVAKPNIGTPCRILQYNLFTQQPESEFLYQTEPVAPLLDITGKFASGLPDLLALDNQGHFVSLERSFTGLGFAIFLFQVSLADADDIHNIDSLLSTSKNIHPVKKKLLFDLRTLDVALDNLEGLTLGPWLPNGQRSLILVSDNNFNSLQRTQFLAFQLKIEPPILIWFRQMLSFFRW
- a CDS encoding PleD family two-component system response regulator is translated as MSTVLVVEDSYTQRHLLEELLKANAFDVKTACDGIEALEQIQFDCPDIIILDIVMPRLNGYEVCRKIKRNPETQAVPVIFCSSNAGMSDHYWGLKMGAIAYISKPFQPQELIQTINQVLNPN
- a CDS encoding response regulator transcription factor, producing MPPIRVLIVDDQTLIRRALSLLLVEDPRLELVGEAESAEVAIAQMEILKPDVILMDIVMPGMGGVEATRVIYQQFPETKILVLSIDDDDENIAQAMRYGAAGYLLKNTPVEELSLAIQAVHKGYTQLGPGVGRKLIQRIPDPGINLDVEWKKLTRREQEIVRLIAQGANNREIAEVLFISEKTVKNHITNILSRLNLRDRLQIALFATSNPTYITSKA